In Monodelphis domestica isolate mMonDom1 chromosome 4, mMonDom1.pri, whole genome shotgun sequence, one DNA window encodes the following:
- the LOC100619649 gene encoding G-patch domain and KOW motifs-containing protein-like, translated as MVNGQDGATATPAQVSGPPGLVSFGFSRTAPRKRLAEGREGPPGQRGEEEEEEKDFLRAVEGRELHSVRPPAEAPRELVIPLLPRGRGRGAAPEDAVLCQAVQELIEESQRALQQPSDGAEAADPSLAIPLLARAGAETEAAAAPSVGADYEAVPVEAYGLAMLRGMGWKPGEGIGRTFKQVVKPRENPLRPKGLGLGASLAPSPAPAPPGNKRASEEPEGLAPGRAVLVLAGPHRGLYGKVEGLDPDNARAVVRLAASGQAATLSEYVLRPVSCQEYEKQAKGPGRPPGDPQAGGAGQGAKKKGQKRKQPPTTPHWLRRDLRVRFVDKRHHKGRYYNTKMIIEDVLSPDTCVCRTDEGRLLEGLREDMLETLIPKEEKATVMVVLGPQRGQVGRILARDKERSQALVQLLQEGEGTVLRLDFDAVCQYVGPVAED; from the coding sequence ATGGTGAACGGGCAAGATGGGGCTACGGCCACCCCGGCCCAGGTTTCGGGGCCCCCTGGCCTGGTATCCTTCGGTTTCAGCCGCACGGCCCCCCGAAAGCGGCTGGCAGAGGGTCGTGAGGGGCCTCCGGGGCAGCgcggggaggaggaggaagaggagaaggactTCTTGCGGGCAGTGGAGGGGCGCGAGCTGCACAGTGTGCGGCCGCCCGCGGAGGCCCCGCGGGAGCTGGTGATCCCCTTGCTGCCGAGGGGTCGCGGGCGCGGAGCAGCCCCCGAGGACGCCGTCCTGTGCCAGGCTGTGCAGGAGCTGATCGAGGAGTCCCAACGGGCCCTACAACAGCCGTCGGACGGAGCCGAGGCCGCCGACCCCTCGCTGGCCATCCCGCTGCTGGCCCGGGCTGGGGCTGAGACCGAGGCCGCGGCCGCTCCGTCTGTGGGGGCCGACTACGAGGCGGTGCCCGTGGAGGCCTACGGGCTGGCCATGCTGCGGGGCATGGGGTGGAAGCCGGGTGAGGGCATCGGGCGCACCTTCAAACAGGTGGTGAAGCCGCGGGAGAACCCCCTGCGGCCCAAGGGGCTCGGCCTCGGGGCCAGCCTGGCCCCCTCCCCGGCGCCCGCCCCGCCTGGGAACAAGAGGGCCTCGGAGGAGCCCGAGGGCCTGGCCCCAGGGAGGGCCGTGCTGGTCCTGGCCGGCCCCCACCGGGGCCTCTATGGGAAGGTGGAGGGGCTGGACCCGGACAACGCCAGGGCTGTGGTGAGGCTGGCTGCCTCTGGCCAGGCGGCCACGCTGAGCGAGTATGTGCTCAGGCCGGTCAGCTGTCAGGAGTATGAGAAGCAAGCGAAAGGCCCCGGCAGGCCACCCGGGGACCCCCAGGCTGGAGGGGCTGGCCAAGGGGCCAAGAAGAAGGGACAGAAGAGGAAGCAGCCCCCAACCACCCCTCACTGGCTGCGCAGGGACCTCCGAGTGCGCTTCGTCGACAAACGGCATCACAAGGGCCGCTACTACAACACCAAGATGATCATCGAGGATGTCCTGAGCCCAGACACTTGTGTGTGCCGAACTGATGAAGGCCGCCTCCTGGAAGGCCTCCGGGAGGACATGTTGGAGACCCTCATCCCCAAGGAGGAGAAGGCCACCGTCATGGTGGTGTTGGGGCCCCAGAGGGGCCAGGTGGGCCGCATTCTGGCCCGGGACAAGGAGAGGAGCCAAGCTCTGGTGCAGCTGCTGCAGGAGGGGGAGGGCACTGTCCTTCGCTTAGACTTTGATGCTGTTTGCCAGTATGTTGGGCCTGTGGCTGAGGACTGA